A genomic region of Musa acuminata AAA Group cultivar baxijiao unplaced genomic scaffold, Cavendish_Baxijiao_AAA HiC_scaffold_1035, whole genome shotgun sequence contains the following coding sequences:
- the LOC135665666 gene encoding DNA-binding protein RHL1-like isoform X1 produces the protein MAKRKKESEDEEARPVDPETEEKRRLRSLAFSRKLLRRAPSLPSAPLEPSKAVVRLQGRDLVKRGQRKSRYLFSFPGLLAPLSAGRIGELADLGTKNPVLYLEFPQGRMKLFGTHVYPKNKYLTLQLTKSFKGVACEDIFESMQIVFADARWIGKKEENPQELQLEFPKHLSEQGKDAIDYDFKGGAGATVGEQSAGNKPVNKREPLSPETEFEDSLPDDSGNKVEPGTINMATPVRQSARTAGKKLSYAESSGDDSNSNCDAEQPATSAGVTSLELTHKGDEKIVDSCPVSSSVVASTSELVDRKTCSREKLKQTSSSEWSKGNLSNGKGTLVQATLSTLFEKVVDKKPKRGVNTSPGTKGPASKRKRAASRKSSEQVEVNGSNKEEPKSSRKKGGKQHVTLQPSEVSDETDETSSEPQDDSDEDWAM, from the exons ATggcgaagaggaagaaggaaagcgAAGACGAGGAGGCCCGTCCGGTCGACCCGGAGACGGAGGAGAAGCGGCGGCTAAGATCCCTCGCTTTCTCGAGGAAGCTCCTCCGCCGCGCCCCCTCGCTGCCCTCCGCGCCCCTCGAGCCCTCCAAGGCCGTCGTCCGCCTCCAGGGCCGCGACCTCGTCAAACGCGGCCAGAGGAAGAGCCGCTACCTCTTCTCCTTCCCTGGTCTCCTCGCCCCCCTCTCTGCCGGTCGGATCGGCGAGCTCGCCGACCTCGGCACCAAGAACCCAGTCCTATACCTCGAGTTCCCCCAG GGAAGAATGAAGCTATTTGGTACGCACGTGTACCCTAAGAACAAGTACTTGACGCTGCAACTCACGAAATCGTTCAAGGGTGTTGCGTGCGAGGATATCTTTGAGAGCATG CAGATTGTGTTTGCTGATGCAAGGTGGATTGGGAAAAAGGAGGAGAATCCACAAGAACTCCAACTTGAGTTTCCTAAGCATCTAAGTGAG CAGGGAAAAGATGCAATAGACTATGACTTCAAAGGAGGTGCTGGTGCCACAGTTGGGGAACAATCAGCTGGAAATAAACCTGTAAACAAGAGAGAACCACTTTCTCCTGAAACTGAATTTGAGGATAGCTTGCCTGATGATTCTGGCAATAAAGTGGAACCAGGAACGATTAACATGGCAACACCTGTTCGCCAGTCGGCTAGAACTGCAGGGAAAAAGCTAAG ttATGCAGAATCTTCTGGAGATGATTCTAATTCTAATTGTGATGCTGAGCAACCTGCCACCTCCGCTGGGGTCACTTCACTTGAGCTAACTCATAAGGGTGATGAGAAG ATTGTGGATTCCTGTCCAGTATCTTCTAGTGTTGTTGCTTCAACAAGTGAGCTTGTTGACAGAAAAACCTGTTCAAGGGAGAAACTGAAGCAAACTTCATCATCTGAATGGTCCAAAGGGAATCTTTCCAATGGAAAAGGCACGCTGGTTCAGGCTACTTTATCTACGTTGTTTGAGAAAGTAGTGGATAAG AAACCGAAGCGCGGCGTGAATACTTCTCCTGGAACAAAAg GTCCTGCTAGTAAGAGAAAAAGGGCAGCCTCAAGGAAATCATCTGAACAAGTGGAA GTGAATGGGTCTAACAAAGAAGAGCCCAAATCTAGCAGGAAAAAGGGTG GGAAACAGCATGTGACATTGCAGCCGTCTGAG GTGTCAGACGAGACAGATGAAACTTCTAGTGAACCTCAG GATGATAGCGATGAAGATTGGGCTATGTAA
- the LOC135665666 gene encoding DNA-binding protein RHL1-like isoform X2: MAKRKKESEDEEARPVDPETEEKRRLRSLAFSRKLLRRAPSLPSAPLEPSKAVVRLQGRDLVKRGQRKSRYLFSFPGLLAPLSAGRIGELADLGTKNPVLYLEFPQGRMKLFGTHVYPKNKYLTLQLTKSFKGVACEDIFESMIVFADARWIGKKEENPQELQLEFPKHLSEQGKDAIDYDFKGGAGATVGEQSAGNKPVNKREPLSPETEFEDSLPDDSGNKVEPGTINMATPVRQSARTAGKKLSYAESSGDDSNSNCDAEQPATSAGVTSLELTHKGDEKIVDSCPVSSSVVASTSELVDRKTCSREKLKQTSSSEWSKGNLSNGKGTLVQATLSTLFEKVVDKKPKRGVNTSPGTKGPASKRKRAASRKSSEQVEVNGSNKEEPKSSRKKGGKQHVTLQPSEVSDETDETSSEPQDDSDEDWAM; this comes from the exons ATggcgaagaggaagaaggaaagcgAAGACGAGGAGGCCCGTCCGGTCGACCCGGAGACGGAGGAGAAGCGGCGGCTAAGATCCCTCGCTTTCTCGAGGAAGCTCCTCCGCCGCGCCCCCTCGCTGCCCTCCGCGCCCCTCGAGCCCTCCAAGGCCGTCGTCCGCCTCCAGGGCCGCGACCTCGTCAAACGCGGCCAGAGGAAGAGCCGCTACCTCTTCTCCTTCCCTGGTCTCCTCGCCCCCCTCTCTGCCGGTCGGATCGGCGAGCTCGCCGACCTCGGCACCAAGAACCCAGTCCTATACCTCGAGTTCCCCCAG GGAAGAATGAAGCTATTTGGTACGCACGTGTACCCTAAGAACAAGTACTTGACGCTGCAACTCACGAAATCGTTCAAGGGTGTTGCGTGCGAGGATATCTTTGAGAGCATG ATTGTGTTTGCTGATGCAAGGTGGATTGGGAAAAAGGAGGAGAATCCACAAGAACTCCAACTTGAGTTTCCTAAGCATCTAAGTGAG CAGGGAAAAGATGCAATAGACTATGACTTCAAAGGAGGTGCTGGTGCCACAGTTGGGGAACAATCAGCTGGAAATAAACCTGTAAACAAGAGAGAACCACTTTCTCCTGAAACTGAATTTGAGGATAGCTTGCCTGATGATTCTGGCAATAAAGTGGAACCAGGAACGATTAACATGGCAACACCTGTTCGCCAGTCGGCTAGAACTGCAGGGAAAAAGCTAAG ttATGCAGAATCTTCTGGAGATGATTCTAATTCTAATTGTGATGCTGAGCAACCTGCCACCTCCGCTGGGGTCACTTCACTTGAGCTAACTCATAAGGGTGATGAGAAG ATTGTGGATTCCTGTCCAGTATCTTCTAGTGTTGTTGCTTCAACAAGTGAGCTTGTTGACAGAAAAACCTGTTCAAGGGAGAAACTGAAGCAAACTTCATCATCTGAATGGTCCAAAGGGAATCTTTCCAATGGAAAAGGCACGCTGGTTCAGGCTACTTTATCTACGTTGTTTGAGAAAGTAGTGGATAAG AAACCGAAGCGCGGCGTGAATACTTCTCCTGGAACAAAAg GTCCTGCTAGTAAGAGAAAAAGGGCAGCCTCAAGGAAATCATCTGAACAAGTGGAA GTGAATGGGTCTAACAAAGAAGAGCCCAAATCTAGCAGGAAAAAGGGTG GGAAACAGCATGTGACATTGCAGCCGTCTGAG GTGTCAGACGAGACAGATGAAACTTCTAGTGAACCTCAG GATGATAGCGATGAAGATTGGGCTATGTAA
- the LOC135665682 gene encoding uncharacterized protein LOC135665682 — MGSLSHERKSDTGASFPSSISSSPSPSPSLCSPNSSGAKYIEHNVSKLDTLAGIAIKYGVEVADIKRINGLVMDLQMFAHKSLLIPLPGRHPSSPPIRSNGFVDNRDRTPICRPRRDVLDSPQPLKSKSQQHHEISSAMCSLRRYYDLPQHERSPTAEGTEMTLYKTGGALNSKDEPLPKVSPASNSQPRRSRGFINSFLSEEGDLMQELLVSRSGDSSDGENSKTDKPVRRRQRADADPFGISEAVVKDESQSLLGRMVRGLTPKQLLVSYTDTESARQSTSSLEESLVANGFLAVRKSSSTPSLQESENDSVWTSSSKWTSKPDTVTRPIFYGLSKQISVWRSKAALD, encoded by the exons ATGGGATCTCTTTCCCATGAGAGGAAGAGCGATACCGGTGCTTCCTTCCCGTCGTCGatttcttcctctccctctccctctccctcccttTGTTCGCCCAATTCTTCGGGTGCGAAGTACATCGAGCATAATGTGTCCAAGTTGGACACGCTTGCTGGCATCGCCATAAAATACGGCGTCGAG GTTGCAGATATCAAACGGATTAATGGTCTAGTGATGGATCTTCAGATGTTTGCTCACAAATCATTGCTTATTCCTCTTCCTGGAAGGCATCCCTCATCTCCTCCTATTCGATCTAATGGTTTTGTTGATAACAG GGATCGGACTCCTATCTGTCGTCCTCGGAGAGATGTCTTAGATTCTCCCCAGCCATTGAAGTCAAAATCCCAACAACATCATGAAATCTCGTCTGCCATGTGTAGCTTGCGAAGATACTATGATCTTCCACAACATGAAAGGAGTCCTACAGCTGAAGGCACCGAAATGACCTTATACAAAACAGGTGGTGCACTGAACTCCAAAGATGAACCACTACCTAAAGTGTCACCGGCTTCTAACTCACAGCCTCGGAGGTCAAGAGGTTTCATCAACAGCTTCCTTTCGGAAGAAGGTGACCTTATGCAAGAATTATTAGTCAGTAGATCTGGGGATTCCAGTGATGGTGAGAATTCCAAGACCGATAAGCCTGTCAGGCGGCGTCAGAGAGCCGATGCTGATCCTTTCGGCATCTCCGAGGCAGTTGTCAAGGATGAGAGCCAAAGCCTCCTAGGAAGGATGGTGAGAGGGTTAACCCCAAAGCAGTTGCTAGTGAGTTACACCGATACTGAGTCGGCACGCCAAAGCACAAGTTCCTTGGAGGAGTCTCTTGTAGCCAATGGGTTTCTCGCAGTAAGGAAGTCATCAAGCACCCCGAGTTTGCAGGAATCAGAAAATGACTCTGTATGGACCTCTTCTTCTAAATGGACTTCGAAGCCTGATACTGTTACAAGGCCAATTTTCTATGGTCTATCGAAACAGATCAGTGTTTGGAGAAGCAAAGCTGCTCTAGATTGA
- the LOC135665666 gene encoding DNA-binding protein RHL1-like isoform X4, with translation MAKRKKESEDEEARPVDPETEEKRRLRSLAFSRKLLRRAPSLPSAPLEPSKAVVRLQGRDLVKRGQRKSRYLFSFPGLLAPLSAGRIGELADLGTKNPVLYLEFPQGRMKLFGTHVYPKNKYLTLQLTKSFKGVACEDIFESMIVFADARWIGKKEENPQELQLEFPKHLSEGKDAIDYDFKGGAGATVGEQSAGNKPVNKREPLSPETEFEDSLPDDSGNKVEPGTINMATPVRQSARTAGKKLSYAESSGDDSNSNCDAEQPATSAGVTSLELTHKGDEKIVDSCPVSSSVVASTSELVDRKTCSREKLKQTSSSEWSKGNLSNGKGTLVQATLSTLFEKVVDKKPKRGVNTSPGTKGPASKRKRAASRKSSEQVEVNGSNKEEPKSSRKKGGKQHVTLQPSEVSDETDETSSEPQDDSDEDWAM, from the exons ATggcgaagaggaagaaggaaagcgAAGACGAGGAGGCCCGTCCGGTCGACCCGGAGACGGAGGAGAAGCGGCGGCTAAGATCCCTCGCTTTCTCGAGGAAGCTCCTCCGCCGCGCCCCCTCGCTGCCCTCCGCGCCCCTCGAGCCCTCCAAGGCCGTCGTCCGCCTCCAGGGCCGCGACCTCGTCAAACGCGGCCAGAGGAAGAGCCGCTACCTCTTCTCCTTCCCTGGTCTCCTCGCCCCCCTCTCTGCCGGTCGGATCGGCGAGCTCGCCGACCTCGGCACCAAGAACCCAGTCCTATACCTCGAGTTCCCCCAG GGAAGAATGAAGCTATTTGGTACGCACGTGTACCCTAAGAACAAGTACTTGACGCTGCAACTCACGAAATCGTTCAAGGGTGTTGCGTGCGAGGATATCTTTGAGAGCATG ATTGTGTTTGCTGATGCAAGGTGGATTGGGAAAAAGGAGGAGAATCCACAAGAACTCCAACTTGAGTTTCCTAAGCATCTAAGTGAG GGAAAAGATGCAATAGACTATGACTTCAAAGGAGGTGCTGGTGCCACAGTTGGGGAACAATCAGCTGGAAATAAACCTGTAAACAAGAGAGAACCACTTTCTCCTGAAACTGAATTTGAGGATAGCTTGCCTGATGATTCTGGCAATAAAGTGGAACCAGGAACGATTAACATGGCAACACCTGTTCGCCAGTCGGCTAGAACTGCAGGGAAAAAGCTAAG ttATGCAGAATCTTCTGGAGATGATTCTAATTCTAATTGTGATGCTGAGCAACCTGCCACCTCCGCTGGGGTCACTTCACTTGAGCTAACTCATAAGGGTGATGAGAAG ATTGTGGATTCCTGTCCAGTATCTTCTAGTGTTGTTGCTTCAACAAGTGAGCTTGTTGACAGAAAAACCTGTTCAAGGGAGAAACTGAAGCAAACTTCATCATCTGAATGGTCCAAAGGGAATCTTTCCAATGGAAAAGGCACGCTGGTTCAGGCTACTTTATCTACGTTGTTTGAGAAAGTAGTGGATAAG AAACCGAAGCGCGGCGTGAATACTTCTCCTGGAACAAAAg GTCCTGCTAGTAAGAGAAAAAGGGCAGCCTCAAGGAAATCATCTGAACAAGTGGAA GTGAATGGGTCTAACAAAGAAGAGCCCAAATCTAGCAGGAAAAAGGGTG GGAAACAGCATGTGACATTGCAGCCGTCTGAG GTGTCAGACGAGACAGATGAAACTTCTAGTGAACCTCAG GATGATAGCGATGAAGATTGGGCTATGTAA
- the LOC135665681 gene encoding transcription factor SRM1-like: MNKDRRRTSIHDITTVTNGDTPTPQGPITGQINASVATAGKSAKHSLQSAADPAGVGIFGTTIGQPVVGGPLMPAVGTPVNLPVPAGSHIGYPVRTPASISSTTYQMPPTSSGS; encoded by the coding sequence ATGAACAAAGATCGGAGAAGAACAAGCATCCATGACATAACCACTGTGACCAACGGAGACACACCGACTCCTCAAGGGCCAATCACTGGTCAAATAAATGCATCTGTGGCAACTGCAGGGAAGTCTGCCAAACATTCTCTTCAATCAGCTGCCGACCCAGCTGGAGTTGGTATCTTTGGAACTACCATCGGGCAGCCGGTGGTTGGTGGTCCTCTTATGCCTGCAGTAGGCACTCCGGTAAATCTTCCTGTTCCTGCTGGATCCCATATCGGCTATCCGGTGCGAACCCCAGCGAGCATCTCATCGACTACCTATCAGATGCCTCCCACATCATCTGGTAGCTGA
- the LOC135665666 gene encoding DNA-binding protein RHL1-like isoform X3 produces MAKRKKESEDEEARPVDPETEEKRRLRSLAFSRKLLRRAPSLPSAPLEPSKAVVRLQGRDLVKRGQRKSRYLFSFPGLLAPLSAGRIGELADLGTKNPVLYLEFPQGRMKLFGTHVYPKNKYLTLQLTKSFKGVACEDIFESMQIVFADARWIGKKEENPQELQLEFPKHLSEGKDAIDYDFKGGAGATVGEQSAGNKPVNKREPLSPETEFEDSLPDDSGNKVEPGTINMATPVRQSARTAGKKLSYAESSGDDSNSNCDAEQPATSAGVTSLELTHKGDEKIVDSCPVSSSVVASTSELVDRKTCSREKLKQTSSSEWSKGNLSNGKGTLVQATLSTLFEKVVDKKPKRGVNTSPGTKGPASKRKRAASRKSSEQVEVNGSNKEEPKSSRKKGGKQHVTLQPSEVSDETDETSSEPQDDSDEDWAM; encoded by the exons ATggcgaagaggaagaaggaaagcgAAGACGAGGAGGCCCGTCCGGTCGACCCGGAGACGGAGGAGAAGCGGCGGCTAAGATCCCTCGCTTTCTCGAGGAAGCTCCTCCGCCGCGCCCCCTCGCTGCCCTCCGCGCCCCTCGAGCCCTCCAAGGCCGTCGTCCGCCTCCAGGGCCGCGACCTCGTCAAACGCGGCCAGAGGAAGAGCCGCTACCTCTTCTCCTTCCCTGGTCTCCTCGCCCCCCTCTCTGCCGGTCGGATCGGCGAGCTCGCCGACCTCGGCACCAAGAACCCAGTCCTATACCTCGAGTTCCCCCAG GGAAGAATGAAGCTATTTGGTACGCACGTGTACCCTAAGAACAAGTACTTGACGCTGCAACTCACGAAATCGTTCAAGGGTGTTGCGTGCGAGGATATCTTTGAGAGCATG CAGATTGTGTTTGCTGATGCAAGGTGGATTGGGAAAAAGGAGGAGAATCCACAAGAACTCCAACTTGAGTTTCCTAAGCATCTAAGTGAG GGAAAAGATGCAATAGACTATGACTTCAAAGGAGGTGCTGGTGCCACAGTTGGGGAACAATCAGCTGGAAATAAACCTGTAAACAAGAGAGAACCACTTTCTCCTGAAACTGAATTTGAGGATAGCTTGCCTGATGATTCTGGCAATAAAGTGGAACCAGGAACGATTAACATGGCAACACCTGTTCGCCAGTCGGCTAGAACTGCAGGGAAAAAGCTAAG ttATGCAGAATCTTCTGGAGATGATTCTAATTCTAATTGTGATGCTGAGCAACCTGCCACCTCCGCTGGGGTCACTTCACTTGAGCTAACTCATAAGGGTGATGAGAAG ATTGTGGATTCCTGTCCAGTATCTTCTAGTGTTGTTGCTTCAACAAGTGAGCTTGTTGACAGAAAAACCTGTTCAAGGGAGAAACTGAAGCAAACTTCATCATCTGAATGGTCCAAAGGGAATCTTTCCAATGGAAAAGGCACGCTGGTTCAGGCTACTTTATCTACGTTGTTTGAGAAAGTAGTGGATAAG AAACCGAAGCGCGGCGTGAATACTTCTCCTGGAACAAAAg GTCCTGCTAGTAAGAGAAAAAGGGCAGCCTCAAGGAAATCATCTGAACAAGTGGAA GTGAATGGGTCTAACAAAGAAGAGCCCAAATCTAGCAGGAAAAAGGGTG GGAAACAGCATGTGACATTGCAGCCGTCTGAG GTGTCAGACGAGACAGATGAAACTTCTAGTGAACCTCAG GATGATAGCGATGAAGATTGGGCTATGTAA
- the LOC135665669 gene encoding mannose-specific lectin 2-like, producing the protein MSAIHPTPMALLIVLFATFVGLLAPLGMASTDFVIYSDPPTALLPGQSFQYDLTPQGIPYGPASLSMNHDCDLVLRFHNQKTWATNTTGLGTDCYLTVDSNGEAAVKHDMNYPLWSSGKKSVQGSYAFLLQWNGGLGIYGPAIWSSSNPPSLHNAGNEHPNVTTDYVFYSYSILPIGKILEYKNYKLVLRDDCNLVLEDTATGEIRWQTGTSSPLHDCFVTLDADGEFFVKHNRREVLWQSGARSTSYLYILALRYDGTLGIYGPQIWTTKPFW; encoded by the coding sequence ATGAGCGCCATTCACCCGACTCCGATGGCTCTTCTCATCGTGCTTTTCGCCACCTTCGTCGGCCTCCTCGCTCCGCTTGGTATGGCCAGCACCGACTTCGTCATCTACTCCGACCCACCCACCGCCCTCCTCCCGGGCCAAAGCTTCCAGTACGACCTCACTCCCCAGGGCATCCCCTACGGCCCCGCCTCCCTCTCCATGAACCACGACTGCGACCTCGTCCTCCGCTTCCACAACCAGAAGACCTGGGCCACCAACACCACCGGCCTCGGCACCGACTGCTACCTCACCGTTGACTCCAACGGCGAAGCCGCCGTTAAGCATGACATGAACTACCCGCTGTGGAGCAGCGGCAAGAAGTCCGTCCAGGGGAGCTACGCCTTCCTTCTGCAGTGGAACGGCGGGCTCGGCATTTACGGGCCCGCCATCTGGTCCAGCTCCAACCCGCCATCACTGCACAACGCCGGCAACGAGCACCCCAACGTCACCACCGACTACGTCTTCTACTCCTACTCGATCTTGCCCATCGGCAAGATCCTCGAGTACAAGAACTACAAGCTGGTCCTGCGAGACGACTGCAACCTGGTGCTAGAGGACACAGCCACCGGCGAGATCAGGTGGCAGACCGGCACCAGCAGCCCGCTGCACGACTGCTTCGTCACGCTCGACGCCGACGGCGAATTCTTCGTCAAGCACAACCGCCGCGAGGTCCTGTGGCAGTCCGGCGCGAGATCCACTTCCTATCTCTACATCCTTGCACTTCGTTATGATGGAACGCTTGGTATATACGGTCCTCAGATTTGGACGACCAAGCCGTTCTGGTAG